In one Poecilia reticulata strain Guanapo linkage group LG8, Guppy_female_1.0+MT, whole genome shotgun sequence genomic region, the following are encoded:
- the cacng5b gene encoding voltage-dependent calcium channel gamma-5 subunit isoform X4 — protein sequence MHSPPLIFHIFLTFFSSLKHLLSFLPSRKTPGPSFYYYYYYYYYYYYYYYNKHLLETMSACSRKALTLLSSVFAISGLGLLGVAVSTDYWLYLEEGVIMPLNQTADIKTSLHSGLWRVCFLAAHLLFSTLLFSGEESGRCFTIEYMMPTSLQLTSESTGNVLKMIRTATPFPLVSLFFMFIGFVLNNIGHVRPHRTILAFVSGIFFILSGLALVVGLVLYISSINDEMLNRTKSSEAYFSYKYGWSFAFAALSFLLTESAGVMSVYLFMKRYTAEEIYQARRPTFYRPRLSNCSDHSGQFLHPESWSRGRSPSDISSEASLQMSASYPALLKCPDYDQVLSSPC from the exons ATGCATTCCCCCCCTttaattttccacatatttctAACATTCTTCTCATCCCTTAAAcaccttctttccttccttccctccagGAAGACTCCAGGAcccagtttttattattattattattattattattattattattattattattataacaagCATCTTCTGGAAACCATGAGTGCGTGCAGCAGGAAGGCTCTGACTTTACTCAGCAGCGTCTTTGCAATCAGCGGCCTGGGGCTGCTGGGAGTGGCGGTGAGCACAGATTACTGGCTCTACCTGGAGGAGGGAGTCATCATGCCTCTGAACCAGACGGCTGACATCAAGACGTCGCTGCACTCAGGTCTCTGGAGGGTCTGCTTTCTGGCTG CTCATCTTYTGTTTTCTACTTTGCTTTTCTCAGGTGAGGAATCYGGCCGCTGCTTCACCATCGAGTACATGATGCCAACGAGTCTCCAGCTGACGTCAGAGTCCACAGGAAATGTACTCA AGATGATCCGCACAGCGACTCCATTCCCTCTGGTCAGCCTCTTCTTCATGTTCATYGGTTTTGTCCTCAACAACATCGGACACGTGCGTCCTCACCGCACCATCCTGGCRTTTGTCTCAGGAATCTTCTTCATCCTTTCTG GACTGGCTCTAGTGGTGGGTCTGGTGTTGTACATCTCCAGCATAAATGATGAGATGCTGAACAGAACAAAGAGYAGTGAGGCCTACTTCTCCTACAAGTATGGCTGGTCTTTCGCCTTTGCTGCCCTCTCCTTCCTGCTCACTGAG AGTGCRGGAGTCATGTCCGTCTACCTGTTCATGAAGCGCTACACAGCAGAGGAGATCTACCAGGCTCGCCGCCCCACTTTCTACCGGCCTCGGCTCAGCAACTGCTCCGACCACTCCGGTCAGTTCCTCCACCCAGAGTCCTGGTCGCGTGGACGAAGCCCCTCTGACATTTCGAGCGAAGCGTCCCTGCAGATGAGCGCCAGCTACCCAGCTCTCCTCAAATGTCCCGACTACGACCAGGTGTTATCTTCACCTTGTTGA
- the cacng5b gene encoding voltage-dependent calcium channel gamma-5 subunit isoform X1: MHSPPLIFHIFLTFFSSLKHLLSFLPSRKTPGPSFYYYYYYYYYYYYYYYNKHLLETMSACSRKALTLLSSVFAISGLGLLGVAVSTDYWLYLEEGVIMPLNQTADIKTSLHSGLWRVCFLAGEESGRCFTIEYMMPTSLQLTSESTGNVLKMIRTATPFPLVSLFFMFIGFVLNNIGHVRPHRTILAFVSGIFFILSGLALVVGLVLYISSINDEMLNRTKSSEAYFSYKYGWSFAFAALSFLLTESAGVMSVYLFMKRYTAEEIYQARRPTFYRPRLSNCSDHSGQFLHPESWSRGRSPSDISSEASLQMSASYPALLKCPDYDQVLSSPC; this comes from the exons ATGCATTCCCCCCCTttaattttccacatatttctAACATTCTTCTCATCCCTTAAAcaccttctttccttccttccctccagGAAGACTCCAGGAcccagtttttattattattattattattattattattattattattattattataacaagCATCTTCTGGAAACCATGAGTGCGTGCAGCAGGAAGGCTCTGACTTTACTCAGCAGCGTCTTTGCAATCAGCGGCCTGGGGCTGCTGGGAGTGGCGGTGAGCACAGATTACTGGCTCTACCTGGAGGAGGGAGTCATCATGCCTCTGAACCAGACGGCTGACATCAAGACGTCGCTGCACTCAGGTCTCTGGAGGGTCTGCTTTCTGGCTG GTGAGGAATCYGGCCGCTGCTTCACCATCGAGTACATGATGCCAACGAGTCTCCAGCTGACGTCAGAGTCCACAGGAAATGTACTCA AGATGATCCGCACAGCGACTCCATTCCCTCTGGTCAGCCTCTTCTTCATGTTCATYGGTTTTGTCCTCAACAACATCGGACACGTGCGTCCTCACCGCACCATCCTGGCRTTTGTCTCAGGAATCTTCTTCATCCTTTCTG GACTGGCTCTAGTGGTGGGTCTGGTGTTGTACATCTCCAGCATAAATGATGAGATGCTGAACAGAACAAAGAGYAGTGAGGCCTACTTCTCCTACAAGTATGGCTGGTCTTTCGCCTTTGCTGCCCTCTCCTTCCTGCTCACTGAG AGTGCRGGAGTCATGTCCGTCTACCTGTTCATGAAGCGCTACACAGCAGAGGAGATCTACCAGGCTCGCCGCCCCACTTTCTACCGGCCTCGGCTCAGCAACTGCTCCGACCACTCCGGTCAGTTCCTCCACCCAGAGTCCTGGTCGCGTGGACGAAGCCCCTCTGACATTTCGAGCGAAGCGTCCCTGCAGATGAGCGCCAGCTACCCAGCTCTCCTCAAATGTCCCGACTACGACCAGGTGTTATCTTCACCTTGTTGA
- the cacng5b gene encoding voltage-dependent calcium channel gamma-5 subunit isoform X2 has translation MHSPPLIFHIFLTFFSSLKHLLSFLPSRKTPGPSFYYYYYYYYYYYYYYYNKHLLETMSACSRKALTLLSSVFAISGLGLLGVAVSTDYWLYLEEGVIMPLNQTADIKTSLHSGEESGRCFTIEYMMPTSLQLTSESTGNVLKMIRTATPFPLVSLFFMFIGFVLNNIGHVRPHRTILAFVSGIFFILSGLALVVGLVLYISSINDEMLNRTKSSEAYFSYKYGWSFAFAALSFLLTESAGVMSVYLFMKRYTAEEIYQARRPTFYRPRLSNCSDHSGQFLHPESWSRGRSPSDISSEASLQMSASYPALLKCPDYDQVLSSPC, from the exons ATGCATTCCCCCCCTttaattttccacatatttctAACATTCTTCTCATCCCTTAAAcaccttctttccttccttccctccagGAAGACTCCAGGAcccagtttttattattattattattattattattattattattattattattataacaagCATCTTCTGGAAACCATGAGTGCGTGCAGCAGGAAGGCTCTGACTTTACTCAGCAGCGTCTTTGCAATCAGCGGCCTGGGGCTGCTGGGAGTGGCGGTGAGCACAGATTACTGGCTCTACCTGGAGGAGGGAGTCATCATGCCTCTGAACCAGACGGCTGACATCAAGACGTCGCTGCACTCAG GTGAGGAATCYGGCCGCTGCTTCACCATCGAGTACATGATGCCAACGAGTCTCCAGCTGACGTCAGAGTCCACAGGAAATGTACTCA AGATGATCCGCACAGCGACTCCATTCCCTCTGGTCAGCCTCTTCTTCATGTTCATYGGTTTTGTCCTCAACAACATCGGACACGTGCGTCCTCACCGCACCATCCTGGCRTTTGTCTCAGGAATCTTCTTCATCCTTTCTG GACTGGCTCTAGTGGTGGGTCTGGTGTTGTACATCTCCAGCATAAATGATGAGATGCTGAACAGAACAAAGAGYAGTGAGGCCTACTTCTCCTACAAGTATGGCTGGTCTTTCGCCTTTGCTGCCCTCTCCTTCCTGCTCACTGAG AGTGCRGGAGTCATGTCCGTCTACCTGTTCATGAAGCGCTACACAGCAGAGGAGATCTACCAGGCTCGCCGCCCCACTTTCTACCGGCCTCGGCTCAGCAACTGCTCCGACCACTCCGGTCAGTTCCTCCACCCAGAGTCCTGGTCGCGTGGACGAAGCCCCTCTGACATTTCGAGCGAAGCGTCCCTGCAGATGAGCGCCAGCTACCCAGCTCTCCTCAAATGTCCCGACTACGACCAGGTGTTATCTTCACCTTGTTGA
- the cacng5b gene encoding voltage-dependent calcium channel gamma-5 subunit isoform X3 — MSACSRKALTLLSSVFAISGLGLLGVAVSTDYWLYLEEGVIMPLNQTADIKTSLHSGLWRVCFLAGEESGRCFTIEYMMPTSLQLTSESTGNVLKMIRTATPFPLVSLFFMFIGFVLNNIGHVRPHRTILAFVSGIFFILSGLALVVGLVLYISSINDEMLNRTKSSEAYFSYKYGWSFAFAALSFLLTESAGVMSVYLFMKRYTAEEIYQARRPTFYRPRLSNCSDHSGQFLHPESWSRGRSPSDISSEASLQMSASYPALLKCPDYDQVLSSPC, encoded by the exons ATGAGTGCGTGCAGCAGGAAGGCTCTGACTTTACTCAGCAGCGTCTTTGCAATCAGCGGCCTGGGGCTGCTGGGAGTGGCGGTGAGCACAGATTACTGGCTCTACCTGGAGGAGGGAGTCATCATGCCTCTGAACCAGACGGCTGACATCAAGACGTCGCTGCACTCAGGTCTCTGGAGGGTCTGCTTTCTGGCTG GTGAGGAATCYGGCCGCTGCTTCACCATCGAGTACATGATGCCAACGAGTCTCCAGCTGACGTCAGAGTCCACAGGAAATGTACTCA AGATGATCCGCACAGCGACTCCATTCCCTCTGGTCAGCCTCTTCTTCATGTTCATYGGTTTTGTCCTCAACAACATCGGACACGTGCGTCCTCACCGCACCATCCTGGCRTTTGTCTCAGGAATCTTCTTCATCCTTTCTG GACTGGCTCTAGTGGTGGGTCTGGTGTTGTACATCTCCAGCATAAATGATGAGATGCTGAACAGAACAAAGAGYAGTGAGGCCTACTTCTCCTACAAGTATGGCTGGTCTTTCGCCTTTGCTGCCCTCTCCTTCCTGCTCACTGAG AGTGCRGGAGTCATGTCCGTCTACCTGTTCATGAAGCGCTACACAGCAGAGGAGATCTACCAGGCTCGCCGCCCCACTTTCTACCGGCCTCGGCTCAGCAACTGCTCCGACCACTCCGGTCAGTTCCTCCACCCAGAGTCCTGGTCGCGTGGACGAAGCCCCTCTGACATTTCGAGCGAAGCGTCCCTGCAGATGAGCGCCAGCTACCCAGCTCTCCTCAAATGTCCCGACTACGACCAGGTGTTATCTTCACCTTGTTGA
- the cyth3b gene encoding cytohesin-3: protein MDEDNQVPEDLSLEERDELSNIRRRKKELLDDIERLKFEIAEVMNEIEQLTCVGESKTSQRNKQIAMGRKKFNMDPKKGIQFLLENDLLQNTPEDIAQFLYKGEGLNKTVIGDYLGERDDFNIKVLQAFVELHEFADLNLVQALRQFLWSFRLPGEAQKIDRMMEAFASRYCQCNPGVFQSTDTCYVLSFAIIMLNTSLHNPNVRDKPPVERFISMNRGINEGGDLPEELLRNLYDSIKSEPFKIPEDDGNDLTHTFFNPDREGWLLKLGGRVKTWKRRWFILTDNCLYYFEYTTDKEPRGIIPLENLSIREVEEPRKPNCFELYNPNHKGQVIKACKTEADGRVVEGNHVVYRISAPTPEEKEEWIKSIKASISRDPFYDMLATRKRRIANKK from the exons ATGGACGAGGATAACCAAG tgccCGAGGACTTGTCTTTGGAAGAGAGAGATGAGCTTTCGAACATACGACGCAGAAAAAAAGAGCTTCTTGATGATATCGAA cGGCTGAAATTTGAAATCGCTGAAGTAATGAATGAGATTGAACAGCTCACCTGTGTTGGGGAGAG CAAAACctcacaaagaaacaaacagattgCCATGGGAAGGAAGAAATTCAACATGGATCCTAAAAAG GGAATCCAGTTTCTTTTGGAAAACGATCTTCTCCAGAACACCCCAGAGGACATCGCACAGTTCCTCTACAAAGGCGAAGGGCTCAACAAAACCGTCATTGGGGACTACTTAGGGGAACG ggatGACTTTAATATCAAGGTCCTTCAGGCATTTGTGGAGCTTCATGAATTTGCAGACCTCAACCTTGTTCAAGCCTTAAG GCAGTTTCTGTGGAGCTTCAGACTTCCTGGTGAAGCCCAGAAGATCGATCGCATGATGGAGGCGTTTGCCTCCAGGTACTGCCAGTGCAATCCTGGTGTCTTCCAGTccacag ACACTTGCTACGTCCTCTCATTTGCCATTATTATGCTGAACACCAGCCTTCACAATCCCAACGTCCGAGACAAGCCCCCGGTGGAGCGCTTCATTTCCATGAACAGAGGGATCAATGAGGGAGGAGATCTCCCCGAGGAGCTACTCAGG aaTCTCTATGACAGCATTAAGAGCGAACCCTTTAAGATCCCAGAGGACGATGGGAACGACCTGACGCACACGTTCTTCAACCCAGACAGAGAAGGATGGCTGCTTAAATTAG GAGGGCGAGTGAAAACCTGGAAGAGAAGGTGGTTCATCCTGACGGACAACTGCCTCTACTACTTCGAATACACAACA GACAAAGAGCCTCGTGGGATCATCCCACTGGAGAACCTCAGCATCAGGGAAGTGGAGGAGCCCAGAAAACCT AACTGCTTTGAGTTATACAACCCCAATCACAAAGGCCAGGTGATCAAAGCCTGCAAGACTGAGGCAGACGGACGTGTTGTCGAGGGCAACCATGTGGTCTACAGGATATCAGCGCCTACGcctgaggagaaggaggagtgGATTAAATCCATCAA GGCAAGCATTAGCAGGGATCCCTTCTATGACATGCTGGCCACCAGGAAGAGGCGCATCGCCAACAAGAAGTGA